From a single Parambassis ranga chromosome 2, fParRan2.1, whole genome shotgun sequence genomic region:
- the LOC114431945 gene encoding free fatty acid receptor 3, with protein MQVKDCIALSVHTFTFLLGLPANILVFFVYIRKALKRGATPNVVYALNLCVANLALVVWMPVKALETVLQDWWLPAPLCPIYSFFLYSSLYGSCLFITAVTVGRYLSIAFPIIYKRYRRARISCFISAFLWTLVLLHLSFSLVAEGGAYFVSVKDDVSACYDHFNESQLAVLLPLRLEMSIVLFFLPLLVTSFCTLRCVTLVWRSNLPRMGKKRVLTVALSTLAVFVVCYAPYNTSHILGFVWKKNVEWRTYAMLTSSCNVFLEPAVMLMLSPVASRGFLGRMCGRQSHFSRSDGCRQRSNLNNGVGNVKTPPTPSERSQAGAEVTKESQE; from the coding sequence ATGCAGGTGAAGGACTGCATTGCCCTCTCTGTCCACACCTTCACCTTCCTGTTGGGCCTTCCTGCGAACATCCtggttttttttgtgtacatCCGCAAGGCCCTGAAACGTGGCGCCACACCCAACGTGGTGTACGCCCTCAACCTGTGCGTAGCCAATCTGGCCTTGGTGGTCTGGATGCCCGTCAAAGCGCTGGAGACGGTGCTTCAGGACTGGTGGCTCCCGGCGCCTCTGTGCCCCATCTACAGCTTCTTCCTCTACTCCTCCCTGTATGGCAGCTGCCTCTTCATCACCGCGGTGACAGTCGGACGTTACCTCAGCATCGCATTCCCAATCATCTACAAGAGATACCGCCGCGCTCGGATCTCCTGCTTCATCAGCGCCTTCCTGTGGACACTGGTGCTGCTGCACCTCAGCTTTAGCCTGGTGGCTGAAGGCGGGGCTTACTTTGTCTCCGTCAAGGACGACGTCTCTGCTTGTTATGACCATTTCAATGAGTCCCAGCTGGCCGTGCTGCTGCCCCTGCGCCTGGAGATGTCCAtcgtgttgttttttttgcctctgttGGTGACGTCTTTCTGCACGCTGCGCTGCGTCACACTGGTGTGGCGCTCCAATTTGCCCCGCATGGGGAAGAAGAGAGTCCTGACAGTCGCTCTGTCCACGCtggctgtgtttgtggtgtgcTACGCTCCATACAACACCTCCCACATCCTGGGGTTCGTGTGGAAGAAAAACGTGGAGTGGAGGACGTACGCCATGCTGACGAGCTCCTGTAACGTCTTCCTGGAGCCGGCGGTCATGCTGATGCTTTCGCCAGTGGCGTCCAGGGGCTTCCTGGGAAGGATGTGCGGGCGGCAAAGCCACTTCAGCCGGAGCGACGGGTGTCGCCAGCGAAGTAATCTCAACAATGGCGTTGGAAATGTCAAGACTCCGCCCACTCCCTCTGAGAGGAGCCAGGCGGGAGCCGAGGTGACAAAGGAGAGTCAGGAGTGA
- the tekt2 gene encoding tektin-2, translating into MSSLPVKPSLRHTVSDWSHRNQDLSATAQLRRHVSSVVRQEGRSLRNETSCRTRWDESDTCRRLRERVWDVARWKDTLETCAQRVDEEMDALTLSKEQTEQALAATAVPLEVSTECLTLREGRRGYELVTDPVEEELKKEVQLIERVQQVLQQHVDKAFEQLCVLQEVRHQLTTDLQNKMDALDIDMSCLSLTLESSNISLKPNPTRVPPSSSSPQEWVQFSQYNVASAHEAMQLSEQMREDTSLSRAQLQNELETQRKATEFALRKRNHHEEQARDELEWQIKTTEQEMSEMEKDINELDADLQAKTTSMKLAHTRLETRTRRPGMDLCKDEVQHGLFSEVQQLGATILSLKQKLSEAQLSLQNMTLHHSRMLQDLSRKQEALALEQRSMNTRARLTSTAGSDNTPPVLLVPLMNSSGRSNLQMLAQ; encoded by the exons ATGTCTTCGCTCCCTGTAAAGCCCAGCCTGCGCCACACTGTGTCAGACTGGAGCCACCGCAACCAGGACCTGTCGGCCACGGCTCAGCTCAGGCGCCATGTTTCCAGCGTGGTCAGACAGGAGGGGAGGTCGCTGCGCAACGAGACCAGCTGCAGG ACTCGCTGGGATGAGAGCGACACCTGCCGCAGGCTGAGGGAGCGGGTTTGGGATGTGGCTCGGTGGAAGGACACGTTGGAGACCTGCGCTCAGAGGGTGGATGAAGAGATGGATGCTCTGACGCTG tCCAAAGAGCAGACTGAGCAGGCCCTGGCCGCCACTGCCGTCCCTCTGGAGGTCAGCACGGAATGCCTGACGCTGAGGGAGGGGAGGCGAGGGTACGAACTGGTCACCGACCCCGTGGAGGAAGAGCTGAAGAAGGAGGTGCAGCTGATTGAAAGAGTGCAAcaagtgctgcagcagcatgtcgACAAGGCCTTCGAGCAGCTGTG TGTTCTGCAGGAGGTGCGGCACCAGCTGACCACAGACCTCCAGAACAAGATGGATGCCCTGGATATCGACATGTCCTGCCTGTCGCTAACATTAGAGTCATCCAACATCTCCCTGAAGCCCAACCCGACTCGTGTACCACCAAG CTCCTCCAGCCCGCAGGAGTGGGTCCAGTTCAGCCAGTATAACGTGGCTTCTGCTCATGAGGCCATGCAGCTGTCGGAGCAAATGAGGGAGGACACGAGCCTGAGCAGAGCCCAG CTCCAGAACGAGTTGGAGACTCAGCGTAAAGCCACAGAGTTTGCCCTCCGCAAACGGAACCACCATGAGGAGCAGGCCCGGGACGAGCTGGAGTGGCAGATAAAAACT ACTGAACAGGAAATGTCTGAAATGGAAAAAGACATCAATGAGCTGGATGCAGATCTGCAGGCCAAGACCACCTCCATGAAGCTGGCTCATACCCGACTGGAGACCAGGACCCGCAGACCCGGCATGGACCTGTGCAAAGACGAG GTGCAGCACGGCCTCTTTAGTGAAGTCCAGCAGCTGGGGGCCACCATCCTGTCTCTGAAGCAGAAGCTCTCCGAGGCCCA GCTCTCTCTGCAGAACATGACGCTCCATCATTCCAGGATGCTGCAGGATCTCTCCAGAAAGCAGGAAGCTCTGGCTCTGGAGCAGCGGAGCATGAACACCCGCGCACGCCTCACCTCCACCGCCGGCAGCGACAACACCCCGCCGGTGCTGCTGGTCCCGCTCATGAACTCCAGCGGGAGGAGCAACCTGCAGATGCTGGCTCAGTGA
- the LOC114431941 gene encoding free fatty acid receptor 3-like, with product MLCSRLLLSGYILTFLMGVPANILAFCTFCRKVYRKPTPIDVLLLNLTISDLVFLAFLPFKMQEAADDMAWTMPYELCPFTQFLFYVPIYNSTLLLTAVSVERYLGVAFPLRYSLCRRPRYAVMASIMFWVVTGLNLSIVYIMPYFQWKNSANNNGSGPAPPPSTCYLNFTFDELTIVAPFRLELFIVLFCIPFIICSFCYINFILILSRLPNISRRRRLRAIGLALGTLIVFAVCFGPYNVSHVVGFVRMESQGWRNVALLSSTFNACLDPFIFYFSSAAVRSMLNRCFKGVAAKLHILRCGGTPQQKPEKYKEAAPL from the coding sequence ATGCTCTGCAGTCGCCTGTTGCTTTCTGGGTACATCCTCACCTTCCTGATGGGGGTCCCTGCCAACATCCTGGCCTTCTGCACCTTCTGCCGCAAGGTGTACCGTAAGCCGACCCCGATAGACGTCCTCCTGCTCAACCTCACCATCTCAGACCTGGTCTTCTTGGCTTTCCTGCCTTTTAAAATGCAGGAAGCCGCTGACGACATGGCCTGGACGATGCCCTATGAGCTGTGTCCATTCACACAGTTTCTGTTCTACGTCCCCATCTACAACAGCACCCTGCTCCTCACCGCCGTCAGCGTGGAGCGCTACCTGGGCGTCGCCTTCCCTCTCAGATACTCCCTGTGTCGCCGGCCTCGCTACGCCGTGATGGCCAGCATCATGTTCTGGGTGGTGACCGGGCTGAATCTCAGCATCGTCTACATCATGCCCTACTTCCAGTGGAAGAACAGTGCCAACAACAATGGCAGCGGGCCCGCGCCGCCTCCATCCACGTGCTACCTGAACTTCACATTTGACGAGCTCACCATTGTGGCGCCATTTCGCCTGGAGCTCTTCATCGTCCTCTTCTGCATCCCCTTCATCATCTGCTCCTTCTGCTACATCaacttcatcctcatcctctcccGTCTTCCAAACATCAGCAGACGTCGGAGGCTGCGGGCCATCGGCCTGGCGCTCGGCACGCTGATAGTATTCGCCGTCTGTTTTGGGCCCTACAACGTGTCCCACGTGGTGGGATTTGTCCGCATGGAAAGCCAGGGGTGGAGGAACGTGGCACTGCTCTCCAGCACCTTCAACGCCTGCCTGGATCCCTTCATCTTCTACTTCTCGTCGGCAGCGGTCCGCAGCATGTTAAACCGCTGCTTCAAGGGCGTTGCAGCGAAGCTGCACATCCTCCGGTGTGGAGGGACTCCCCAACAGAAACCTGAGAAATACAAAGAAGCAGCTCCGCTGTGA